From Oncorhynchus masou masou isolate Uvic2021 unplaced genomic scaffold, UVic_Omas_1.1 unplaced_scaffold_1561, whole genome shotgun sequence, the proteins below share one genomic window:
- the im:7147486 gene encoding uncharacterized protein im:7147486 → MLGLQGSTSSPKMYRCVACSATFTGLASLLVHQASHAVQYDKQPPQSEKQPLCTHCGEVFLNKELQDQHCCKALPETPAPSLFICDCGDEFQNFNEMLEHKRSHVSTPQQQTQTTDARYSDQEESSLVEPVQPVSLQPTLSQTILGLGPPSHPSPLSPVIPSSILPQLNSTSTVPEVYTNKGFIALTRPPELNNLPPGASEQELQPDELDQPENSSTAQEPSPQSIQDETPEDADCPVTSGASSEDAGAPKNETIMKMIANAYMKRYQPAQHYPLRHKRLVVPKKELIPVEVMSQSKHTAASTPGPSIGQLRHLLTKSGAKTIARPSGSSGIISLTQTFCPVVVLETRQKLIDSRNRATQGRYQCGRCRSVFQDLDSLTVHHALHRKEIVKCCRHCKQLMIGKPPLPDNHICPLAPHHLTSVGSKCHSIKKTASFQKQKKRQPQRIFQSVKARTPYFCQVCKHNYARRYNLNVHKCQGPPHPLQHASNSALYKNTAFGENIKAREPVTGVNQRPLISKNIGVGTDSTRQIKEEAISAESRPYPQFPDLLWSGSPKSFSSFYPEVAKHVTPGEIDSGSATLQQGDGEGDNAASSFKQEGKDGEWTMPLDDSEIDVLIEAVDAEDDDDLMLQEPISQGHVKSTKDGVPYFIKDGARRFPCYRCQKTYSRGCTLKKHQRLCGNRSFLPQSTFRAVAQKVNKGQFQFDCYVCGRSFNRKDNMLIHRKKCQLSRTMAKNDNGLLQQGISAAQAPQHLVAQSSKNLEDNGANWGIMSLPNVLPRRVTCECGAGFTSPRLLLEHLQKHAQEAYTCPTCGETLSSWADYEVHLQVHMQPRHQMYGGMQQQCSPPLLLRFPQQPRQRRQPLPKQRHAPPQHSLPAQRPQPNQQPLRKPRKPQPRCVCIRCSNTFCSRGALLKHLSWNRCKGDRGAISAKANHCSRCSMDFPNGLSLKFHQLNGMCKPAFKPMRCPVCVRWFGTVEGLQKHLQTHDQTNSFRCLICQRLYPSLRSLKDHRRKVHCILSGDTAQVTQ, encoded by the coding sequence ATGCTTGGCCTTCAGGGAAGCACCTCATCCCCTAAAATGTATCGTTGTGTGGCTTGTTCAGCCACCTTTACTGGATTGGCATCCTTGTTGGTGCACCAAGCTTCTCATGCAGTTCAATATGACAAGCAACCACCACAATCTGAGAAGCAGCCTCTCTGCACTCACTGTGGTGAAGTGTTTTTAAACAAGGAGCTCCAAGACCAGCACTGCTGCAAAGCACTACCTGAGACCCCGGCTCCCTCTCTTTTTATCTGTGATTGTGGGGATGAGTTTCAGAACTTTAATGAAATGCTGGAGCATAAAAGATCTCATGTCTCAACCCCCCAGCAGCAGACCCAGACGACTGATGCCAGATATTCGGACCAAGAAGAATCCAGTCTGGTTGAACCTGTCCAACCAGTCTCCCTTCAGCCAACTCTTAGCCAAACCATTTTGGGCCTTGgtcccccctctcatccctcacccCTATCTCCTGTCATTCCTAGTTCAATTCTCCCACAGCTTAATAGCACATCCACTGTTCCTGAAGTCTATACAAATAAGGGGTTTATTGCCCTAACCAGACCTCCAGAGCTGAACAACCTCCCTCCAGGTGCAAGTGAGCAGGAATTACAGCCTGATGAGCTTGACCAACCTGAGAACAGCTCTACTGCACAGGAACCCTCGCCACAATCCATCCAGGATGAGACTCCTGAGGATGCAGACTGTCCCGTTACAAGCGGTGCATCTTCAGAAGATGCCGGCGCACCTAAGAATGAGACAATAATGAAGATGATAGCAAATGCCTACATGAAACGTTATCAACCTGCTCAACACTACCCATTAAGACACAAGAGACTTGTGGTCCCCAAAAAAGAGCTTATACCAGTGGAGGTGATGTCACAATCCAAACACACAGCAGCATccacaccagggccctctattgGCCAGTTAAGACACCTGCTTACAAAGTCTGGTGCAAAGACAATAGCCCGTCCATCTGGCAGTAGTGGTATCATATCTTTGACTCAGACCTTCTGCCCTGTAGTAGTTCTTGAGACCCGCCAAAAGCTTATTGATTCTAGAAATAGGGCCACACAGGGGAGATATCAATGTGGTCGCTGCCGAAGTGTTTTTCAGGACTTGGACAGCTTGACTGTGCATCATGCCTTACACAGGAAGGAGATAGTGAAGTGTTGTCGTCACTGTAAACAACTGATGATTGGAAAACCACCGCTTCCAGACAACCACATCTGTCCCCTGGCTCCCCACCACCTTACCTCAGTGGGGAGTAAATGCCACTCTATCAAAAAGACTGCATCATTCCAGAAGCAAAAGAAGCGACAACCGCAAAGAATCTTCCAAAGTGTTAAAGCTCGGACGCCTTACTTTTGTCAAGTGTGCAAGCACAACTATGCCCGTAGGTATAATCTCAATGTGCACAAGTGTCAGGGGCCACCCCATCCTCTTCAGCATGCCTCCAACTCTGCCCTGTACAAAAATACTGCATTTGGAGAAAACATTAAAGCAAGGGAGCCTGTCACAGGCGTCAACCAGAGGCCTCTAATCTCCAAAAACATTGGTGTGGGCACTGACAGCACTCGTCAGATAAAGGAGGAGGCGATTTCTGCAGAATCAAGGCCATATCCACAGTTTCCTGATTTGCTCTGGTCCGGTTCACCTAAAAGCTTCTCATCCTTCTATCCTGAAGTTGCCAAGCATGTAACACCAGGAGAAATTGATTCAGGATCTGCAACACTACAGCAAGGAGATGGTGAAGGGGACAACGCAGCAAGTAGTTTTAAACAAGAAGGTAAAGATGGAGAATGGACAATGCCTTTAGATGATTCTGAGATTGACGTGCTGATTGAGGCAGTAGATGCAGAAGACGACGATGATTTAATGCTACAAGAACCTATTTCTCAAGGTCATGTCAAATCCACAAAGGATGGCGTGCCTTATTTCATAAAAGATGGTGCTAGACGTTTTCCCTGCTATAGATGTCAGAAAACGTACAGTCGAGGGTGCACATTAAAAAAGCATCAAAGGCTGTGTGGAAATAGGTCGTTTCTGCCACAATCTACTTTTCGGGCGGTAGCACAGAAAGTCAACAAGGGTCAATTCCAATTTGATTGCTATGTCTGTGGGAGGAGCTTTAACCGCAAAGATAACATGCTGATTCATAGGAAGAAGTGCCAGTTAAGTAGAACCATGGCCAAGAATGATAATGGACTTTTACAACAGGGCATATCAGCAGCCCAGGCACCGCAACATCTCGTGGCACAAAGTAGTAAAAATCTGGAGGATAATGGGGCAAATTGGGGTATTATGTCATTGCCCAATGTTCTCCCCAGGAGAGTGACGTGTGAGTGTGGGGCAGGCTTCACTAGCCCACGGCTCCTCCTAGAGCATTTGCAAAAGCATGCGCAGGAGGCCTATACCTGCCCCACATGCGGTGAGACACTGAGTTCCTGGGCAGACTATGAAGTCCACCTACAAGTACACATGCAGCCTCGGCACCAGATGTATGGGGGAATGCAACAGCAGTGCTCTCCACCTCTACTGCTGAGGTTTCCACAGCAGCCACGTCAACGTCGGCAGCCCCTGCCAAAGCAGCGACATGCGCCTCCGCAACACTCTCTGCCAGCACAGCGCCCTCAGCCAAATCAACAACCTCTGCGGAAGCCTAGGAAGCCACAGCCGCGCTGTGTGTGCATACGATGCAGCAACACCTTTTGCAGTCGCGGCGCGCTGCTAAAGCACCTCTCCTGGAATCGGTGTAAAGGTGACAGAGGAGCTATTTCAGCGAAGGCAAACCACTGTTCCCGATGCAGCATGGACTTCCCCAATGGCCTCAGCCTCAAGTTTCACCAGCTAAATGGAATGTGCAAGCCTGCCTTCAAGCCCATGcgttgccctgtgtgtgtgcgctggtTTGGCACTGTGGAGGGACTCCAGAAACACCTGCAAACACACGACCAGACCAACTCGTTTCGCTGCCTCATCTGCCAGCGCCTCTATCCCAGCCTACGGTCACTGAAAGACCACCGCAGAAAGGTCCATTGCATTTTGTCTGGAGACACAGCGCAGGTTACACAATGA